The Naumovozyma castellii chromosome 2, complete genome sequence TCAAACAATCAATCAAACGGTAACAAGTCCTCAAACCGTAACTTCATTAAACGTCCTGACGTTTCTGTCAGAGACAAGAAGTTGGACACTTTGAACgttcaattgaagaagattgacACTGAAATCTCTGGTATTAGATCTCAAATCGATAAGATTCAAAATTCTGACTCTGTCTTATCTGAACGTAAGAAATTGCAAGACTccaataagaaaattattaaggATCAAgctgaattgaaaaatcgtAGAAATGttatctttgaaaacattAAGGTTTTAGACGCTAATATTAAGAGAAAGACCAATGATATCAACGAAAAGTTGGGGAAGAAGCATAAGTATAATACCACTGCTGAAGCTAAGCAAAGAATTAGTGAAATTGATGACATGATCGGTGGCGGTGATTTATCtattgttgaagaaaagatgtTCATCAAGGAAGttcaatctttgaataaattgatGAAGGATTTGGCCGCTGTGGACCCAATTAAGAAATCTGTCGACGatgataagaagaagattgctgaattgaaggaagaattaaacGGTTTGAGTCCAAAGAATCTATctaatgattttgaaaagaatcAAGAGAGATTAAATAACTTGAACGAAAAATCTCAAGGTGTTTACGATAAGAGACAAGCCTTGTTCTTGAAGAGAACTGCTTTATATGCTAAACGTGATGAAATTTACTCTCAAATCAGACAAATTAGAACTGATTTCGATAATGAATTCAAGGCTTTCAAGAGTAAGATGGAAAAGGAACGTTTGAGAcgtgaagaagatgaaaaattatctAAATTAATTGAGGAAAAGGATTCTAATTTAGGTAAGTTGCAAGAAAAGTTAGCTCATGCCAAACTTCCAGCTTTCACTTTCGAAATTGAAGCCATTGAAAACTCTTTGCTAAACTTGGATCCAACTTATGTTAAGCCAAAGAAGAATGTCCTTGGCGAATTAGAGGCCACTAATAAAGATATAAATACCCCACAACATATTAGAAAAGTGGAACCTGCTGACGACTTAGTCCTTGTTgttgaaaagaaggaagatgatATCTTTGCTAACACTGCGCCATCCAAGTCAAAGAagttcaagaagaagaaccaaAATAAGAATAAGCAAGCCGAAGCTGGTTCATTCTCCAAGATTGATGGTAAGTTCACCTTGGAACCAACTTTAATTGCTACTTTAGCTCAATTAGATGTTAAAGTCCCAATCTCTAAGGATGATGTTGCAATCACTGttgaacaattgaaaaagaagcATGAAGAACTAGAAGCAAAGCAAGATGAACAAactgaaaagaatattgcTGCTGTGGAAAAGGAAATCGAAAAATTGGAACTCAACTATAAGAACAAAGAAGCTGAAGTTAAGAAACAgttgaaagagaagagatTGAAAGAGCAACAAGAGAaggaacaacaagaagCTGCTCAAGCCTAAATCTTGTAATGTCAGTATCATTTTAAGCCCACGAGGGCTTCTTTTTCCCATCACCCAGAAATGCAGTTACGTTAAGTAATTTTTGTTAACATagaatctttaatttatttatacacgaattaatgataaatttgtttaaatcAGAAGATATTCttaatataaaaattttACACTTATAGATTTACTAAACTTACAGAATGAATTGTAAGTTTACATCAATTGGATGCGATGCAGATAATTGTGGCTTTTGTGAATATTTTGCAGCTAATTCTTGTCTCATATTTTGTAACAAGGAAAGGTATGTTTGCTGTGGTTGTGAACCTAAGACTTTAATAAAGGTGTATGACATGGCTCCTGTATTTTGACCTTGTTCAACAGCATCTGCAGAAGTTTGATTATCCTTGGATCCAGAAAGCATAATTATATCTGCAGGAGAGAATTTAATTTGCTTAATCTTTTCACGATCAGTGTTATTCCCATAAGAATTCTTCACAGTGGAAAACATAGATCCTATCGACTGCATTAACGCACCTCTATTACCGGTAGCATATGCCATTGCGGCTTGTAAACCTTCACCACCAACATCCTTCCACATATTCGGTTCCTTTATGACACCTTTTGTGGAGTATGTATATGGCAAGTCCAACACAGTTCCTGAATGACATGAATCAAATAATGCCGTTAGTCTGACACCTTCTCTTAAAGGCTTCACCATAATATCATGCATATCATCGTCAATGAGGGGACCTGCAGACTGGAAATCTACTGGATAAATAACATCATCCATCccatcctcttcatcaccATCTAGATCCTTAACTTGGCCACCATGACCAGAATAATGGAAGAACAATGAATCATTGGGTTGTGCATCCCTCACCAACCATTGCATAGCCCTAATGATATTAGCTCTTGTGGGAACCCTGACCATATCCGTTTGGTCATCAGTCAGGATAACAATATCATCAGTAGAATATCCATATCTAgtggaaagaaaattaaaaatgttaTGAGCATCATTGATACAACCTCTTAATGCATTCTGAGAACCGATATAGTTAATACCGATTAGTAAAGCCTTACGTTTACCTGTACATTGAGAATAACTGAATGAATGCTGAGTAGCATGGTTTTCTAATTGGAATGTTTGACTTTGTTGAGGTGGCAGAGAAATGTTTTGAGGTTGAACATAATTTGTTGGTGCATTGTTGTAGCCttgatattgttgttgttgtaacGGTGCCGTTGCTGCTGGCctagaaaaattattagacTGCTCTTGACGGTAAGCTGGTGGGGGACCCTGCGGTGGCATGTACCCTTGTCCTTGGGTGGGTGGTATGGGAGCAGCTGGTCGTGAGTAACCGTTGGTGGTGGATCCATTGTACTGTGTCCCTTGTGGTGGAGGAGCACCGTTTGGACGGGGATAACTGTTGTTATTTGCGTTATTGTAGGTGTATTGGCCTTGTCCTGGATACATTTTAGCACCTTTTGGAGTCTTTAACTgttgtttctgtttctATCCAATGTCTCATATCTgtcaaataaaatatcaacGGTTCCGCATCGAATCGGAgtcaaatttgaatttaaaggaAACTAACCATCTGGAGGTACAAAAGCACTAAAAGAGAACAAGCCATCAAGATCGTGAACAGATGTTGAAGTACTCTACGACACGAGCTGTAGTTAGCAAACAGCGCTTATCATTATCCCAGATTGGCAGATACATATCTACCTCATCCTCAAGCAAGGAACCAACTCCGACcatcagaagaagaaccaGAACGACACAATTTAAGGATGCCCTAAACGTTGGTCCCACATTCCAAGATTTCCTCACTGGAAATGCCACAAATTTTAAGACGCTTGATCCTCTTGCAGAAGCCGAGTATAAGAAGTTACCATCATGGCTTAAGGTGCCTATTCCAAAGGGCTCCAGTTTCACCAAATTAAAGAGTGAtgtgaaaaaattgaaattaagtACAGTATGTGAGGAAGCAAAGTGTCCAAATATTGGAGAATGTTGGGGTGGTGGTAAGGGAAAGAAACAGGATAAAACTAAAGCAACTGCTACCATTATGCTGCTAGGTGACACATGTACTAGAGGTTGTCGATTCTGTTCTGTGAAAACCGATAGAAACCCAGCTGCGCCAGATCCAATGGAACCAGAGAATACCGCAGAAGCTGTGAAAAGTTGGGGACTTGGATATGTGGTACTTACCACAGTAGATAGAGATGATTTAGTTGATGGTGGTGCTCATCACTTAGCAGAGACTGtcagaaaaattaaagaaagagCACCTAGCATCTATGTGGAAACATTATCTGGTGATTTCAGAGGTGATTTAGAAATGGTCAATGTCATGGCAAGAAGTGGGCTTGATGTTTATTCTCATAACTTAGAAACCGTAGAGGCACTAACGCCTCATGTGAGAGATAGAAGAGCTGGATATAGGCAGTCCTTAAGTGTCTTGAAACAAGCAAAGGAGACAGTACCAACGCTCATAACAAAGAGCTCCATCATGCTTGGATTTGGCGAAACTGACGAACAAGTGTTACaaactttgaaagatttaagAGAAGTTGGGTGTGACATAGTTACCTTTGGTCAGTACATGAGACCAACAAAAAGACACATGAAAGTAGTAGAATATGTACATCCTTCCAAATTTGATTATTGGAAAGAAGTGGCTGAAAAGGAGCTGGGATTCCTGTACTGTGCATCAGGACCCTTAGTAAGGTCTTCTTATAGAGCTggtgaatttttcatcgaAAACGTTTTAAACAAGAGAAAGGCCCATTTAAACCAGAGTACAACTTTACAAAACTAGGATAAATGTTGTATTCctataaatattaaatccTGCACTAACTATTTATTATAGtcattatctttatttattttttgcaAAACccaaaaggaaaaattgCTCATTTTGTCAAAGCTCTTCCATCCTCACTCATAACAAATAATCACTTTGGTCTTGCGTTTGTGATCTTTTGGGTGGAAGAAGCGCTTAATTCTTCCCGTAGACCTCTATcccattttcaatattccaCTTTGTATAACCCATAATTTCCACTTTTTAATTCCCTGGTCAATAGGTTCATTGGAAAATCGATCTAATTACTTTGGTAATCCATTCTGGTGCAATCTGGActaaataaaatttctaAACAATACAAGTAAAAGGTtgattaattaaataaaaatctGGTTATAAAAATCTCGGGAAATGCACAAGTTacattgaatgaaaattcAGAGTCTGTCACATGCATAACTAAACTAGAAACACAACTTCTACTCCTAGTAAAATGATCACACTTGGGACTGACAGCTTTTTTGAATTAGACTGCAATATTAGATctttttgttgtttgtttgtgGAATGGTTCAAATAATGTAATTTATTTTGGGTTTCAATCTCTCTGGTTAGTTGGGCTTCTGCCATAAGTCTGGCTACATACCCACAAAATGATGcaaaaaagaagagaattattaaacaaaagAACAGACTAAAAGTCCAACTCAACTCATCAAGAAGTAAGtctttctttattaaagaaagcACGTAGCAAACAATAAGAAAACCTTGAAGCAGTAAGCAAAACCCTTCGACCAGGGAACCTACTTCAGTCGGGTTCTGGTAAACAGTTGCACAGATTATTTCTCCAACAAAAGAGTAGAAATACAATTGAAATCTAAGTAATGAAGAATGGTCATTGTCAAAAAATTGCCTAATATATCTTGAACAcgatttcttaaataatttgaattttgaaacttcattctcatttgaagataGAGGGTAAGGCGGAGGCGGGGAATTCAAAGTCGTAAAAGAAAGTGAAGATTGGTAAATCGTGCTAGGTTCTGCTGAAAAGGTTTCAAAAAATCTGTTCCCCCAAACAATTAATTCTGTGTTACCTATGTCGGATGATGAACTCTCCAACATTTCTCTGGAAGCTGTATTATTAGTCGACTGTTGAAAAtttgacattttttttcttggtCTTGCAATCAATCACAAAATAAACCCTAAGTGTAAGAGTTTTAGACTGTCTAGTTTCCATAATTATGAGACATTGAAGGATAGTAACAAGtgtaaatattctttgtGAATTGAGGGAGCACTCAAATTCGCGTCGTTGTCCGTTTCGGAGTTTTCATCACTGTCTTCAAGTTAACGACgtagaaaaaaattgtatAAGTTAACTGATCTTTTCTATACCAGGGGTAGAGATAGATATTGGGGAAGGCAAGTAATTTATCCAACCCAATCCTATTAGCTCTacaattgtttcaatacTATCCCGAAAGATTTTACTTTATATGCTTCAAAGAACGTACAGTTCCATAAACCTTAAACTAATACTTTGTCCTCCTCTCTTGTTTTGTAGATCTTTTGTAGATGGGGATAAAAAAAGTTAATGAACGACTCAGGTCGTTTAAGGTTAAAGAGATGTGATACTTCCTATTACTCTacagaaaatatataatgCTATAATtagtttttattttccaacaTATTGAGCAGATTCCTTTTCTCCTCTCGTTCGGCTTCTAACTGTTTGGTTAATTGTTCTACCTCTTGCGTTAATCCCATATGCTGTGTTTCAAGTCTTGAAATCTCTCCTTGATATTTACTTTCGTAACCTTTTTTCAGAAGTTTAACTTTCTGCTCATGTTTGGACGAATATTGAATATAGAGATCTTCTGCCAACAGCTTCAACCTCTTATTGGTTTCGTTTTCTTTACTATCATATTTCTGTTTCCATTCGTCCagttgtttctttaaagatATAATTGTTTGCTCTTTATCTGTGCCTTCGGTTTCAATTGATACTATCTTGTTATCTTTTTCCAGGGTTGCTGTTTTTAACATCTGTTCATTTCGTGAAAGGTCGGACTTCaatgtttcattttctattttcaaTGTATGCACTAAGTCAGAATTATCCTTTAATGCACTCTGTAATGAACTCATACTTTCGTGTAAATCTTCCAACTCCTTTAAATGCTcagtttcaatattatcattCTTTAACTGGAAGCTTTCCAATTCTAAGGATGCCTTGTCATAATCTGATTGTAACGTTTCATATTTTACTTTCCATTCACTGACGaccttttccaatttggagacagatttttccaaatactcattagtttctttaatttcgGCTAAGtcatcattcaattcagtAACTTCTGCAgcttttattttattagcatcatctaattcttcagaTGTCTTTTTTAATGAAGCCATCGAACCATTTTTCGCTTCCAACTCCACTGTGACTGCATTATATTTCTCTCTAATATTTATAAGTTCAGTTTCTGCCTCTATAACTTTTTGTTGATATTCCTCAATCTTAGTTAGGTATTCTTCATTCATGGCGTTAAATTTATTCGtcaattcatctttttctttaaataaactttcaaattgCTCCctatatttttcattctccTTCGTCAAGTCTTGGGtattttgttgttcctTTATTGTTGCTTCCAATGACGATATTAATTCGTTTTTGGTTTGTAACGATTGTTGGATGGTGTCTAACTCTTCATGCATATCATTGTTTTTCTCGGTTAAACTCTGAGATTTGGCCATACTTTCAGCAAGCTCAGATTTCaatgtttccaatttggttgatgtttcattcaattcgATGGCATGACTTTCTTTTTGTTTACTAATTTCTAATTCCAAAGTTTCATAGTTATTTCTCCAtgtatcattttcattggACAGATTATCGTACTTCTcctgaagaattttttgattttgattcaGCATTAAGATTTCatctttggaattttttATCTTAGCTTTCAACTTATCTCTCTTTTCAGTTAAGTCATCACGTTCTTGagtgatttctttgatggTTGACTCACGTTCGTTTAcctcattttcaaaagtgtTCCGTAaattatcatattcttttttaaCAGCCACGTAGTTGACTTTCACTTTCTCAAATTTTATGACAAATTCGTTCAATTTTTTATGTAATTGATAATTATCCTTAATCACATCGTTATTACGCATTTTCAATTCCctaaattcattattttcgATATCAATTGTGAGCTCTaaatcatctttatcaccatcttcttcaccatttgAGTTATTGTCTGGATCATAAAGTGGTGTCAATTTATGTACGCTAGATTCACGGCCTTCTTCGTTCTCTACATCTGTCTCATCATCTCGTTTGCGCTTATGATGACTGGGAGGCGTTCTTTGTATCGGCGAGATAGAAGATTTTATTGGACTTATCTTCATATCAATCATTTCAATTGGAATAGGCGACGTCTCACCTtcatttatattattattattattattattattattattattattatgactattattattatcatttctTGTCAAATTTGGGACAGATTCAGCATCTAAtctcaatttcttctttatatGCTCGCTGTCAttgttttccaatttcataGGTGAAATATCTTCCAACCTAATCGGTGAATGAGCCAATTTCGGTTCCACGAGGTTACCTTGATCGTCAGTATTGGCTTGGAACATTTTGTTAATGTCAAGAGCTTCTAGGCTATTACCAGACTGAAGAGCATTACCCTCTCTGTTATTTCCTCTATTAAAGTCTGGAGACATATCatatcttctttcttcttcttcgttgGACCTTAGATGAATGATGGACACATCTCCTTTATTCGAGGATAATCCATGAGGGTGAATGACAAGCTCGGAGGAATCATTATTGTCCATATTGCTGGGTGTGTCTGGCTCCGGTTGTATAACTTGCTCATAATTTCCAATAGCTTGCCTTACGGGGGTCTGTGGATATTGTTCTTGGTCCATGCTGTCCATATTAGGCTCCTCCTTTGACCTTAGATATGTAATGAATTGGTGTTTGTTTATCTGGCGTCTAATACAATTGTTTACTTACGcgtcaattttttttttcataaAAAAGAATAGTCTTTAGAggatattatatataacGTTATATGGTAATGTTCGTGATAGTATCACTTGGATATCTTATCGATGGAATGCTGTCCCTGTTCCAGAGTCAGATGCCATACTTTGTGAAGCCCCAGGATTCCTGACGCTAAATGGATCACATTACATATGGCGGCGCTTGAAGGCTTAATCCTAGATATGATGATGGAATTGACTATCCCATCCAAAAGCAGTCGCAGCAATTCATATGCTTCAGTCCTTTTGCGTTCATGTAGTGTTATTAATTCTGCTTGCATTACTTGCTCTTTATCAACAGTCGCTCGTTGATCATCGTAGGGAGGAGAATGTATCTCGGTAGAGAAATCTGTAATCgacttcttcaattctaatTCGACCTCTAGTTCAGTAATCTTTCTCCTCGTGCATCGTATTTTCTTAGTAACgttaaatatattcataaGTATGTTGCAATGAAGAGAAAACATTCGCTGACCCCTAACAAATCTGTAAACCTTAGTATTGGACCACACACCAAGTTTATAAAAGAGAATCATTTCATCACACAAAGTAAAACAGGTATCAATCAATTGTCTCCAGGGCACACTCCTCCTCCATAAAGATGAGGTTGTAGTTGTTGTAGCAGTAGTAGTCGACGTATATTCAGAAATTATAAAGCTCATCAATTGCCAAAGATGAAAGGGTCCATTTCCAAATCTCAGGCTATACCTGAAAATAGATAGCTGTGGACCCAACACCCTAATCTGACTCATCAAGTATCTCGATATTATCACTGACCAGCGTTGTATTAGCGTCTTCTCATTGTGGAACTGTCGAAGCAAGGCATGAAACAAATATAATGCATGCAACACGGTCTTGGCAATTTTATCTTTCCCGATCAAGGAGCTATGAAGACGTAGCAATAGCTCCAGCTTGTTATCTTTGGAGATTCTGTCTACAGGAGCGACCGTAGTTCCCTTGACATCCTCATGCTTGTCACTGTTATCAACTATGACAATGGGTACCTGACGACCGCTTTCAGGCACAATAGGTTCATTGTTAAAGATCCGCAGTTCCTCAAGTATATGAGCAGGTAGGGCATCTTTCTCGGTCCCCATGGCTAGTGATAGCTGGATATTTTGACGACTTTTAAATGCCAATGTGGTTGTTAATGTTTATTACGATTACGTAAAGCGAtggaacaacaaaaaaaCCTTTAACAAGAGAACAAGACTACAACAACTTCTACAAGACGCAGAAGCAGGggaagaggaagagaaAAGAGATGAGCAGGGTAGATATGCTGACAAGGAAACTTCTTAGAGATTGGAAACAGCTCATGCGTCAAGAACGAGCTTCTACTTACCATTTGAGACCACAGGACTCCAATTTGCACGTTTGGCATTTGGTTATTACAGACCCGATCACACACAATGAACAGTATATCATGCTTTACATATACGGCAACGAGATGGATCCAGCTATCATAATGAGGTGCTTGACACCCAATATACTGTTTCCTATAAACAGAAACGTCTCTTTATCTCATTGGAATTTTATTCTGAATGAAAACGGGTTTCATGGTCTGATACAAAAGATATGGCGTTCTTTCTTTTACGAGTCAGAGGCACCATCATCATATCTGTCCAATTTTAGACTACTGCGAGCTTGGAACCGTATTATGTATAGGGAATTTAAAAAACTGTTTCCTGAATTAATCGGCTCTTTACAACAAGGTGATTATGAAATGGTAAGGACATTAGCTAAGAAGATTAATGATAACAACCACAATACTAAGACCCAGGATTACAATGcatattcaaatgatataTCAAATGTAGCTAATCAATGCTCTTCAGAGTATTTGGTGGCCTGTGATACCATAATTCCGAATGATGATCGACCTTCCATGAAAAGGACGTCGTCCAATATATCTCAAGAAGGCCTCATCAATGATAATAACGAAATAATAGATGAAGCACGACCACCGCAGAAAAAAAGGACCAAAAACCACAAGTAGATAAATAATTAACAAAATAGAGACACTTCATACATAGCATCTTAGATAAGCATTCATAAATTAAACACCTCCTATcatattaaaatattttaaaatatacAAGTACTAGAAAAGAACGCctatatattattttgaatgaCTTAGAATAGTCTTTATCATCTCATTACCAATTTGATTAGCCTCTGGAAACATGGGTTTGAAAAACTCTTGCACtgtttcaaattgttttttATAAAGgtcaaaattttgaaacgAAACAATAGAACTCCATTCTCTAGCTGACACAACAAATTCTAAATCGTCTCTTCTAAATGAATGATCGTCTATGGCAGCATCAATGGTCTGttccaataaatttggTTGCAAAAATAAGTATTCTGAAACACCTAAAAATATTCTAAACAGAGGAGTTGAACAAATCATATGATCATATGGATTTATGCCTAATTTATACCATGAATCAACAATTGCCAACAGAGACAAATGTGAGTTAGGTAGTGGCAGTGACTTAGTTGTAGGATCATCAGTAGGTTTATTCTTAGATAAGGAATACTTTTCTAGAATTAAATCATCTAATAACAGTAGTCCAGTGTGGTTACCAAACACAAATTCTTTAGCCTTATTCAACCTTTCAATAAGCTCCTCTTTCTTATGATCTAAGAAGAGTGTAAACAGTTCAGTCGCGCTAGTGGCATATTGTAAAATTTGCTGATGTGCATGTGGGTTTGTAATTGCTAAGCCGGCATACACATGCCATTTATTTGAGTAAATtcttaatgaaatattaacTTTCACATTTTCTAATCCACCGTACCATTTATTAATACCAAGAGCCCAAGGATACACTTGTAACTTTGCCCAAGCAGCGCCCATACTCAAGAACGCAGCATGTGTTACAGCCTGTGTGTCCGCAGTAATTCTATCATGCTCCTCAAATGTTAAGTAGACGTGTTTACTCTTTAAGCATGACATGATACTCTCgacaaattgaagatgcAATATATTCCTACATCTATGATTAATAATGACTAAAGGTTGTCCCTCTGTGTTAACTTTTGGTCCATGTAATGAATGGACAGTAATAATATCTGTATCAGGTGgcaaatatttttcaaaagcTGCAATTTCAGGACTCTTACAGCTTGTTTGGCCACCTATAATTGCACCAACTTTGGAGGAAGGACCATATAACGAAATAATCTTATCAAGATTGGCAGCTTCCACACTATAGATAATGTAATCACTAACTCTAGAAACATAATGTCCATTTAGCACTACTTCAAATTTGGCATGGCTGTATTTCTCCTTCAGCTCTGGATAGAACTCTTCTTTATCGCAACAAACCACTTTCCAACCGGCATCAGAAAATTTGTTGGCGTACAGTAGACCCATATCACCGAGACCAATGATCCCTACCACCTTTTCCCTCTTCCATTCTTCGAtcagttgttgttgctcCGACATGATGCAATGCTGTGTGTCCATCTACTCAATGGAATGTTAGTGTGACACATTCATCCATGAATTTAATTGTAAGCACTAAGATATCTTGCACATCGCGTATTGAGAtataattttccaaaactGTCACAGCTAGTAAGTGACATTAAATGcattaattgaatgattATGTATGCTATTTAGAGATATATCCTTACTTCTACTCCACTGATGgttctcttcttcagcaCCGTCTCCTTATCCTCATCTAGAATATCCTCCTCCTCTTGCTCCATTTCTTCCAGCTCATCGATGACATCTACGCTCGTGGTCAATATATCTACCTTCCTACCCTTAGCAGTCTGGAAATGGCACCCAATAGAGAGTGTCTTCTCTATAGCTTTCCCCATCCCAAGTAGCGATATGTGCGTGGACCCACCTGTCTTCTGCAGCCTCTCTAGAAACTTATTAACACGCTTCAACGCACTCACATACGGTGTGTTGGATTTGACATATATG is a genomic window containing:
- the UBS1 gene encoding Ubs1p (ancestral locus Anc_8.596); protein product: MSRVDMLTRKLLRDWKQLMRQERASTYHLRPQDSNLHVWHLVITDPITHNEQYIMLYIYGNEMDPAIIMRCLTPNILFPINRNVSLSHWNFILNENGFHGLIQKIWRSFFYESEAPSSYLSNFRLLRAWNRIMYREFKKLFPELIGSLQQGDYEMVRTLAKKINDNNHNTKTQDYNAYSNDISNVANQCSSEYLVACDTIIPNDDRPSMKRTSSNISQEGLINDNNEIIDEARPPQKKRTKNHK
- the LIP5 gene encoding lipoate synthase (ancestral locus Anc_8.606), which translates into the protein MLKYSTTRAVVSKQRLSLSQIGRYISTSSSSKEPTPTIRRRTRTTQFKDALNVGPTFQDFLTGNATNFKTLDPLAEAEYKKLPSWLKVPIPKGSSFTKLKSDVKKLKLSTVCEEAKCPNIGECWGGGKGKKQDKTKATATIMLLGDTCTRGCRFCSVKTDRNPAAPDPMEPENTAEAVKSWGLGYVVLTTVDRDDLVDGGAHHLAETVRKIKERAPSIYVETLSGDFRGDLEMVNVMARSGLDVYSHNLETVEALTPHVRDRRAGYRQSLSVLKQAKETVPTLITKSSIMLGFGETDEQVLQTLKDLREVGCDIVTFGQYMRPTKRHMKVVEYVHPSKFDYWKEVAEKELGFLYCASGPLVRSSYRAGEFFIENVLNKRKAHLNQSTTLQN
- the NCAS0B01810 gene encoding uncharacterized protein (ancestral locus Anc_8.601), translated to MGTEKDALPAHILEELRIFNNEPIVPESGRQVPIVIVDNSDKHEDVKGTTVAPVDRISKDNKLELLLRLHSSLIGKDKIAKTVLHALYLFHALLRQFHNEKTLIQRWSVIISRYLMSQIRVLGPQLSIFRYSLRFGNGPFHLWQLMSFIISEYTSTTTATTTTTSSLWRRSVPWRQLIDTCFTLCDEMILFYKLGVWSNTKVYRFVRGQRMFSLHCNILMNIFNVTKKIRCTRRKITELEVELELKKSITDFSTEIHSPPYDDQRATVDKEQVMQAELITLHERKRTEAYELLRLLLDGIVNSIIISRIKPSSAAICNVIHLASGILGLHKVWHLTLEQGQHSIDKISK
- the SLK19 gene encoding Slk19p (ancestral locus Anc_8.604) — translated: MDSMDQEQYPQTPVRQAIGNYEQVIQPEPDTPSNMDNNDSSELVIHPHGLSSNKGDVSIIHLRSNEEEERRYDMSPDFNRGNNREGNALQSGNSLEALDINKMFQANTDDQGNLVEPKLAHSPIRLEDISPMKLENNDSEHIKKKLRLDAESVPNLTRNDNNNSHNNNNNNNNNNNNINEGETSPIPIEMIDMKISPIKSSISPIQRTPPSHHKRKRDDETDVENEEGRESSVHKLTPLYDPDNNSNGEEDGDKDDLELTIDIENNEFRELKMRNNDVIKDNYQLHKKLNEFVIKFEKVKVNYVAVKKEYDNLRNTFENEVNERESTIKEITQERDDLTEKRDKLKAKIKNSKDEILMLNQNQKILQEKYDNLSNENDTWRNNYETLELEISKQKESHAIELNETSTKLETLKSELAESMAKSQSLTEKNNDMHEELDTIQQSLQTKNELISSLEATIKEQQNTQDLTKENEKYREQFESLFKEKDELTNKFNAMNEEYLTKIEEYQQKVIEAETELINIREKYNAVTVELEAKNGSMASLKKTSEELDDANKIKAAEVTELNDDLAEIKETNEYLEKSVSKLEKVVSEWKVKYETLQSDYDKASLELESFQLKNDNIETEHLKELEDLHESMSSLQSALKDNSDLVHTLKIENETLKSDLSRNEQMLKTATLEKDNKIVSIETEGTDKEQTIISLKKQLDEWKQKYDSKENETNKRLKLLAEDLYIQYSSKHEQKVKLLKKGYESKYQGEISRLETQHMGLTQEVEQLTKQLEAEREEKRNLLNMLENKN
- the NCAS0B01790 gene encoding uncharacterized protein; translation: MSNFQQSTNNTASREMLESSSSDIGNTELIVWGNRFFETFSAEPSTIYQSSLSFTTLNSPPPPYPLSSNENEVSKFKLFKKSCSRYIRQFFDNDHSSLLRFQLYFYSFVGEIICATVYQNPTEVGSLVEGFCLLLQGFLIVCYVLSLIKKDLLLDELSWTFSLFFCLIILFFFASFCGYVARLMAEAQLTREIETQNKLHYLNHSTNKQQKDLILQSNSKKLSVPSVIILLGVEVVFLV
- the BFR1 gene encoding Bfr1p (ancestral locus Anc_8.609), whose product is MSSNENSNNQSNGNKSSNRNFIKRPDVSVRDKKLDTLNVQLKKIDTEISGIRSQIDKIQNSDSVLSERKKLQDSNKKIIKDQAELKNRRNVIFENIKVLDANIKRKTNDINEKLGKKHKYNTTAEAKQRISEIDDMIGGGDLSIVEEKMFIKEVQSLNKLMKDLAAVDPIKKSVDDDKKKIAELKEELNGLSPKNLSNDFEKNQERLNNLNEKSQGVYDKRQALFLKRTALYAKRDEIYSQIRQIRTDFDNEFKAFKSKMEKERLRREEDEKLSKLIEEKDSNLGKLQEKLAHAKLPAFTFEIEAIENSLLNLDPTYVKPKKNVLGELEATNKDINTPQHIRKVEPADDLVLVVEKKEDDIFANTAPSKSKKFKKKNQNKNKQAEAGSFSKIDGKFTLEPTLIATLAQLDVKVPISKDDVAITVEQLKKKHEELEAKQDEQTEKNIAAVEKEIEKLELNYKNKEAEVKKQLKEKRLKEQQEKEQQEAAQA
- the MCA1 gene encoding Ca(2+)-dependent cysteine protease MCA1 (ancestral locus Anc_8.608); amino-acid sequence: MYPGQGQYTYNNANNNSYPRPNGAPPPQGTQYNGSTTNGYSRPAAPIPPTQGQGYMPPQGPPPAYRQEQSNNFSRPAATAPLQQQQYQGYNNAPTNYVQPQNISLPPQQSQTFQLENHATQHSFSYSQCTGKRKALLIGINYIGSQNALRGCINDAHNIFNFLSTRYGYSTDDIVILTDDQTDMVRVPTRANIIRAMQWLVRDAQPNDSLFFHYSGHGGQVKDLDGDEEDGMDDVIYPVDFQSAGPLIDDDMHDIMVKPLREGVRLTALFDSCHSGTVLDLPYTYSTKGVIKEPNMWKDVGGEGLQAAMAYATGNRGALMQSIGSMFSTVKNSYGNNTDREKIKQIKFSPADIIMLSGSKDNQTSADAVEQGQNTGAMSYTFIKVLGSQPQQTYLSLLQNMRQELAAKYSQKPQLSASHPIDVNLQFIL